Part of the Leptolyngbya sp. 'hensonii' genome, CGCAGACAATGGTCCAGGAATCCCTGCAAGCCTGCAATCGCGGGTCTTCGATCCTTTCTTCACCACCAAGGCGATCGGCAAGGGAACGGGGCTGGGCTTATCGATCAGCTACCAGATTGTGACCGAAAAACACAATGGCAAAATGTGGTGTGATTCGATACCAGAAAAAGGGACCAAATTTGTGATTGAAATCCCGATTCATCAGCCTAAATTGATACCTGATTAAAACGACGGGGGTTCAATCACCTTTAGGTTTGGCACTGGTCTTCCAATGAAGGATTAAGGCAAGCCCTCTCTGAATGAGGAGTTCTTGCACGGACAAAGGACAATTGCAGAACTGCTGGGGTAGTGCTTTTGGCCAACCCCAAATGAGGGTGCACCCGGCCAAAGGCTCGTCCCGTGGCCCGAATCCCTACCCCCTCAGTTTTATCAGTCCTCCTTTAGAAGACCAGGGCCAGAATCATCGCCCTTTTGAAAGAGACTCAAGAATCCAGCCATAATTGAATCAGTAAACCTACTGATTCGATCGTCCTCCCCATGAAAAGGTTATCGCTGGTTGTGGCGTTTCTGCTGGGATTGTGTCTGGTCCTACTGCCGATCGGAATCGATCAATGGAGCGCTTCCCAGGCTCCAGCAGTGGCAGCCCAAAAACGGCCCGTTGCCAAAGTTCCCTCGCGCAAGAAACCAGTTGTGCCGGTGGGCGATCGTACCCCTAAAAAGCCAGTTCAACCGAAGAAGGAAGTCGTGCCTCCCGGTCAGCAGCCCTTTGCTCAAACGATTCGGGGGCTGAAGAAGCAGGAGGGGCTGTTCACGGTTTACCAGAATTTGAAGACGAACAAGCTCCTGGTGGAAATTAAGCCAGAACAACTAAACGTCAACTTCCTCTGGACGACGACCCTGGAATCGGGAATTGGGGAACGGGGCATTTACAGTGGTCTGCCGATCAGTGATTTCCTGTTTTACTTCCGGCGGGTGAATAACTCCCTACAACTGACGGTCCGGAATGTGAACTTCCGGGTACGTCCGGGAGATCCCCTGCAGCGATCGATCAATCGCTCCTTCAGCGATTCCGTCCTCTATGCCCTGCCGATCCGCAGTACCCATCCCCAGCGCAAAACCCTGCTGGTGGACCTTTCTGCCGTGCTGTTGAGTGACTTTCCTGGCCTCTCCCCCGATCTTTCCCGCTTGCTGGGTGCCTCCTACACGGTGGATCCCAGCAAATCCTATTTGGGGCAAGCCAGGGCGTTTCCGCTCAATGTGGAACTGGAATCGATTTATAACTTTTCGTCCTCTGGGGGTGGTCGAGCAGTGGAGACCCTGCCGGACAGTCGGGCTTTGACTTTGCGGGTGCGGTATAGCCTGTCCCATCTGCCGCAGCAGAATGATTATCAGCCACGGCTGGCAGACGATCGGGTTGGTTATTTCATTACCGCTTACCAGGATTTCTCCAACGATAACCGACGGGAACCTTTTGTACGCTACATCAACCGCTGGCATCTGGAAAAGCAAGACCCAACGGCACCCCTCTCCCCGCCTAAGAAGCCGATCAAATTCTGGATTGAGAATACCGTACCGCTGGAATACCGGGAATCGGTGCGGGATGGCATTCTCATGTGGAACAAGGCTTTTGAAAAAATTGGGTTTCAAGATGCGATCGTCGTAGAGCAGATGCCCGATGATGCGACCTGGGATCCGGCAGATATTCGCTACAACACGATTCGCTGGTTTAACTCCCTGGATGCCACCTTCGCGATGGGACCGTCCCGGGTCAACCCCCTGACTGGACAAATTCTGGATGCCGATATCATTGTGGATGCCAGCTTTATCCGGTTTATTAAACAGGAAGCCCAGATTTTTGCCGAAGGAGGGGGGAATCAGGAAAACAACACCCTGCCTCAACTGGTGCAAAATGGGGCCATGTGCAGCTATCGTCCGATTCCTCCTCGTCTGCTTCCGGCAACCGCCCCAACTCCAGAGGTGACACAGCCTTCCTTCCTGCGGAAAGCCGCTGAGGATTATGACCTCTGTTACAGCACGGATATGCTCCGGCACTTCGCGACGGGTTCTCTGGGGGTGGCTTTCCTGGGAAATGTGTCGCCCAGCAGTAGGGACATGCAAGAGTACCTGCAGCAGTTTCTCAAGTCTCTGATTGCTCATGAGGTAGGCCACACTCTGGGACTGCGACACAATTTCCATGCCAGTGCCATGCTGAAACCGGAGGAGCTGAACGATCGTCAGATTACCCGTACCAGGGGGCTGGTCAGCTCGGTGATGGACTATGTGCCCCCGAACCTGGCCCCGAAAGGGACCAAGCAAGGGGACTACTACACCACGGTTGTCGGCCCCTATGATGAATGGGCGATCGAGTATGGCTACCGCCCGATCGAGGGCGCAACGGTACCCCAGGCTGAACTACGGACGCTGGAGAAAATTGCCCAGCGTGCCCCGGAGCCGGATCTGGCCTATGCAACGGACGAGGATTTGTTTTCGTTTCTGGATCCGGATGTGAACCTGTTTGATCTGAGTGGAGATATGGTGACCTATTCTCGCTGGCAGATGGAGAATGCACGGGAGATGTGGAACCGCCTGGAGAAACGCTATCCGATTCGAGGAGAGAGCTATACCGAAGCAAGGAATGTCTTTGACACCATTCTGTTCCAGTACTTCAATTACGCTACGGCGTTGCCCCAGTACATCGGAGGCCAATCCTTTAGCCGCAGTCATGCCGGTGATCCCGAGGGTCGGCTACCATTTCAGCCTGTGCCCTTGGCACAACAACGGCAAGCCCTGACAGTGATCCAGAAATATGTCTTTGATGAAACGGCCTTTCGCTTCTCTCCAGATCTGTTGAATAAGCTGGCACCCTCCCGCTGGCGGCACTGGGGGAGTGATATTCCCCTTTTCAGGCTGGATTACCCCATCTACGAGCGGGTCTTCATGCTACAGCGTTTTGTTCTGGCTGATCTGTTCTCCCGCGATCGGCTGGCTCGCCTGCGGGACAGTGAGCTGAAAGCCAGACCAGGGGAAACCTTGACCCTGCCAGAACTGTTTGATACCCTGCAAACCGACATCTGGCGAGAAGTGGTGCAACCGGGGGAGGCTCCGCTACAACTCTCCAGCCTGCGGCGGGCTCTACAGCGGGAGTATCTGGAAACCTTGAGCGACATGGTGTTGCGGGCCTATACGGTTCCGGATGATGCCCGCACCCTGGCCTACTACCACCTGAAGCGCTTGCAGGATAATCTCAGCCGCAGCCTCAAACGTTCAGATCTGGATATTTACACTCGAGCCCACTTCGAGGAGAGCCGCGATCGGATTACTAAAACCCTGAATGCCGAGTTGAAAACTCGTTGAGCCTTCAGGGACTGGGGGCGGAACATTCCGTTGCAATCTCGGGCGATTTTGATAGCGATCGCATAGAATAGCTCACGACAAGCCAGGACTGGGCAATATCCAGGCTCAGTTCCACTTAAGGGTCGGCCCGTCGTGTGAGGAGCAACATCAGGAATGGAATTACTGGCATACCAGCATGCAGCCTTGCTGTACGAGGCTTATGTGTCTGAACTGCATCGTCGTTCGAGCAATGGCAAAAAGCCTGTCAGTAAAAAGCGGCGGGGGAAGCCACGATCGCAGTCACTTTCCCGGTCAACCGCCTCAAAGACGCTACATTCCCTCCTTCTTTCCCTGGCTCTGATGGTGGGGTTCTCCCAAAATACTCTGGCCGCCCTCAGTCGGGGCAGTCGGGGACCGGCGGTAACGGCACTGCAATTGAACCTGAAGAATGCGGGCTACGATCCAGGTCGTATTGACGGCGTTTTTGGCTCTGGAACTGAGCGGGCTGTCCGGCGATTTCAGCGTGATCGGGGCCTGCCCTCTGACGGCATCGTGGGTCGGCAGACAGAAGCAGTTCTGACCGGTGGGAGTAGCAGCAGTGGAGGCACGAGCGGTAGTTCCCGACCCCCCTCAGGAATTTCGTCCAGCCGCACCCGAGAACTCCAGCGACTCCTTGCCAACCAGAGGTGTTATAGTGGGCCGATCGATGGGATTTATGGCCCCCAAACCAATGCTGCAGTTATCCGGGCACAAAGGGCGTATGGGCTGGTTGAAGATGGAGTTCCTGGCCCAGCAACCCTGGCCGCCCTGCGGGGTTCTCGCTGTCGCTGCCTATAAGAGCGATATTCCCTGATCCCGAAAAATTATCTTGACAGTTGCAACTGTTAGAGTTACAACTGTAGTATGGCAACGTTAAAGCAATTTTCAGAACTCAATCCCTCCTGGTCACTGGACGAATTTGTGCAGACGTTAAACACGCTCCTGCCCCAATTTCTGCCTGCCCAAAAAGCCCATTCTCGGGTGCGAGAAGAGGTGACTCCCCGTCTGGTCCGCTATTACGCTGCCCAGGGATTGCTCGACGAAGCTTTGAAAGAAGGACGGGAAGCCCGCTATACCTACCGTCATCTCCTACAGATGCTGGTGGTTCGGAGGCTGTTGACGGAAGGATATGGGGCCAGTGCCATCAATACCCTGACAACTGCCAGGAGTAATGCGGAACTAGAAGCCCTTTTGGAAGGGGGGATGCAACTGACGGTGACTACGGCCAATCCTGCCTTAGCTTATCTCCAAGAGATTCAGCAGAGACAGGGGATGCCTGCTCCCCAAGTACTTGCTGTTCCTGCCCAGCCTTCTTCCCAGATCTCCTTGCCTACTAATCGATGGATCCGGCTGGAAGTGTTGCCGGGTCTGGAGGTGCATGTGCGGGAAGATTTCACGATTCCCACCAGTCCACAAGAGCAGCAAAACCTGCTGCAACACATTCTGCAAAAACTCTCTACTCTGATTCAAAAGCGGAGGCCATCCCGATGAATGCTCCCACCATCCAATTCATTCCCCTGCGTGAGGTTGTCAGCACCACCACATCAGCCACGCTGGACGTGCTGGTTAAGATTGTGCCCCCTGACCTGGACAGAACGCTGAAACGGCCTCCCCTCAATCTGGGCCTGGTGATTGACCGTTCCGGATCGATGCAGGCGGCGAATAAGATTAATTTTGCCAGAGCAGCAGCCTGTTATGCCGTGGAACAGTTGCTGCCCCACGATCGGGTCAGTGTCACCATTTATGACGATCGGGTTGAAACCCTGGTGCCTAATAGTCTGGTTTTGCACAAAGCGCTGATTATGAAGCAGATCCGGCAAATTAAACCCAGAAATATGACAGCACTCCATGCTGGTTGGGTTGAAGGCGGGGTGCAGGTCAGCCAGCATCTGAAGCCAGAGCAGATGAATCGAATTATTCTCTTATCGGATGGTCTGGCGAATGTGGGGGAAACCAATCCGGATGTGATTGCCAGTGATGTCCGAGGGCTGGCACAGCGGGGGGTCAGCACTACCACCATGGGAGTGGGCAATGACTACAATGAAGACCTGCTGGAAGGCATGGCTGTCAGTGGGGATGGCAACTACTACTACATTGAATCGGCTGAGCAACTGCCGGATATTTTTGAGATTGAGTTGCAGGGGCTGGTGGCAACTGTGGGACGGGCCGTGACCCTGAGCGTGGAACCCCTGGGACGAGTCGAACTGCTGGATGTTTTGAACGATCTGGATGTGGACCGTCATGGCTACTTGAAATTACCTAACCTGCTTCTGGGCAATCCGTTCAATCTGGTGTTGCGGTTGAAGGTTCCTCCGCAGTCTGCTAGTTCCTCGATCGACCTCTGCGGATTTTCCCTCTCCTGGGACGATCCAGCGCTACCCGAACGGCAAATGTTGCGGGCGATGTTGCAACTTCCGGCAGTCAGTGCGGCTGAACTGGATGAGTTTCCGTTCAATCTGGAGGTGCGGCGATATACGGCGCTGCTGATGTCTGCCAGGGCTAAACGGGAAGCTGTCCAGAGATTGGATGAAGGTAACTATGGAGCAGTCAGTGATCTTTTTGTCGCTACCCGATCGCAACTGTCTGAGGTGCCTTCTTCACCAGAGATTGAGCAGGAACTGCAATCCCTGGATGCCCTAGAAGCAGACTTACAAGCACAGGACTATGGGAGACTGCGTAAAAGTTCTCACTACGAAGCCATGTCACGCGGCTCGGTCTCTAGTGAAGAACAATTGCAACACTACTACGCACAAAAGCTGGGAGCGATTGACAAGAAACAGAAGGATCTGAATCACCGAATTTTAGTGGTTCAGGGAGACATTATCTATCAGCAAGTGGATGCGATCGTTAACACCACTGATGCCAATCTCACCGGCACAGGCAATGAGGTTGCAGCGGCAATTCACCGGGCTGCGGGTCCGGCTCTGGAGGAAGCCTGCCGTCTTCTCAAGGGCTGCAAGATTGGGGAAGCTAAATTGACCAAAGGGTATAACCTGCCTGTTCACCATATTCTGCACACTGTTGCTCCCCTATGGCAGGGGGGAGGGCAGGGAGAAGAAAAGTTACTGGCTCAATGCTATCGGAGTTGCCTGGAGCTGGCGGCCCAGAACAACTGCCAGTCGATCGCCTTCCCTGCGATCGGCTGCGGAGCCTTGGGTTTCCCGGCTGAGATCGCGACTCAAGTGGCTTTTGCCGTCGTCACTGACTTCCTCAAAACCCATTCGCTCCCTGACAGAGTCGTTTTTGTCTGTTTCGACTCAGGGATCTATGCCAGTTATCTGGCTCGATCCTGAGTTGTCCTCGGCGGAGCAGTTTAGTTATTTATTTTCCGGAGTAAAATAGGGTAATCAGTCCTTCATGTTAGTGAACTCAAACGATCGCAGAAAGTGAACGTAAAAGTGAATCCGCACCACCCGATTAATCAGGGATGCTAAGACTCAAAGGAATACTTCTTCCTCTTCTATGACCCTGAGCCCCAAATTTGCATTTGACAGAGATAATACAGGATACTACATTAATAATACGATCGTGATGGGGAACCTGCGGCGTAGGGCTTGATATCGATTCCAGGTGAGTATTCATGATGGATAGCTATCGGCTAACTCATTAGGACAGGGAGAGGAGGACCCTTTGCACCCCGTCTCATCCAAGTGACTACTGCTATATCTACCCAAAGGCTCCATATGCAGGACCGGAGGGAAAACCATGGGTTGCAATCACCCATGGCACGGGTATGGAAATTAGGACCTCTTGCTCATCACCAATGTCAACTTTTGTAACGGATCTCATAGGTTTTCAGTGCCGGCCTGACAAACCTCCAGAGTCTCATCTATGGAGAGCGAACAATGCTTTACTTGATTCAGGGGATTTCCGCCAAAACCACTTTCGCCATCCTGGTCGGGCTGCTGACAATCGTGATGCTTCTTGCCATTAGTATCACTGCTGAATGCAATGCCGCAACTGCGATGCCTTGTGCCGCAGGGTCAATCCAAAAGACCGCTCCGCAGGCGCAACCCCCTATCAACGATGGTCCTAAGGGCAGTCGCTAAAGAGATCTCCTGGTCGTTAAAGAGATCCACTTCATCTGAATTGTTATTGCATATACCCTGATGGGTCAGAAGTATGACAGGATGAAAATTAGTTCTGTCAAGCCCTGCTATGGATGAACTGAATGACCGTCTGTATCAACTCATCCTGGAAACCTGTGTGCATCCACCCGGAAGTCTCAATCGGCAGAAGGGCCTGAGCCAGTTGATTGAGCTGATTCAGCGATCGCAAAAATTATGGCGGGATACCATTGCAGACTATGAGGATGCGCTGCAGCAGACCTGGCTCTACTTCTGCCGCAATCTCTGTGAGGCAACCACTGGTGAAGCCTATGATCCAGCAAGGGCTACGGTCATCACCTGGATGAACAGCCATCTCAAATGGCGACTGCAAGATTTGCGCCAGCAAGCAATGGCAAGCCTGACAAAAAAAGCTTTTAGCGAAAGTTCAGAATCAGACGAGGGGTTTGATCTGATCGGTGACCTACGTGCTCCCCCCATACCTCCCCCAATTCTGGAAGAGGTGCTGGATTGGGTGGAGCGAGAAGCCAGCCAACTGCGGCGTATCCATGTCCGCGATCGTCCCGACGTGAATGCCCAGATGTTGATTCTGCGACGGTTGCCCCCAGCAACGTCCTGGGATAAACTGGCGGCAGAATTTCGCGTCCCAGTTGCGACTTTAAGTGGCTTTTATCAGCGCGAATGCTTGCCCAGACTGCTTAAATTTGGCAAATCTCAGGGATATTTGGAGGAGCGATGATGCAATCCATCGATAGTCCCTTGGGATCGATCGCCATCCCATTGACCCAAACCAATCGCCAGATGGCAGAAAGGTTTGCCTCTCAACAACCGACACCGGAGAAAGCAGCTCAGGCCCACCGGAATCTCCTGGCTGTTCTGGCCGTCAACACCTACCTGGAGATGCTGGGGATCGCCACCAATCTCCAGGGAAGTTATAGCTGGAATCCCATCGGACAACTGGCAGCCGATATTGCCGATTTGAAGTTACCCGGAAAAGGCCATCTGGAATGCCGTCCGATCGCACCCGACGAGTTGCACTGTTCAATTCCCGCCGAGGTCTGGAAAGACCGCATCGGCTATGTCGTAGTCCGAATGGCAGAGACCCATCGGGAGGCGACCCTGCTGGGCTTTGTTCCAACTGTGGGGGAACGATCGCGCCTGCCCCTGAGTCAGTTGCAATCCCTAGATCAGTTTTTGGAATATCTGCACCAACCCTTTCCGGTCCTGACCCGTCTGCATCAATGGTTTGACCAGGTGTTTGAGATCGACTGGCAGGCAATGGAAGAGGTGCTAACGCCTACTCAAACCTCCCTGGCGTTGCGATTCAGAGGCACCTCGCTAGAGCCAGCCCCCGAATTTCCAGAGGGAGCGATCAGACGCGCCAGGGTGTTTAATCTGGACATCCAACTGGCTGGTGATCTGAGGGACAGTACAGTCCACCAGGTTGCGCTCGTCGTGGAACTGGCCCCAGAACCAGATGGACAAATCAACATTCTGCTGCAAGTCCATCCGATCGCAACACCCCACCTGCCCCCTGACCTGCGGTTGATTATTCTAAATCCTGCAGAGCAGGTTCTGTGGGAGGTAAAATCCCGTAGTTCAGATAATATTATTCAATGGAAGTTGCAAGGCGAATCTGGGGAGCCATTCAAAGTTCGGATTGCTTTGGGAGACGCAAGCGTGACTGAGCAGTTTGTGATTTAGGGATTGTTATTGACCATTAGTCATTGGTCCTGAACTTGATCGTTGGGTTATTCATCCACAAGCTATATCTCAGTCCTCATCATTCAAATGACTAATGACCAATGACTAATGGCTAGAGCACAATATGGATAAGCGGATCATCTTTGAATTTCGAGAGGGGAGCTTTGGGCAGGGGTTTGCCGTTAGACTCCGGCTGGTGGAGGAGGGCCGCTCCGTGGCCGAAATTTCCGGTAGCCTACCCCCAGACTCAGCCATACCTAACCTATTTGAGCAGTGGCAATCGACGTATCAACGCCATGATCATGCCCGCCGTCTCACTGCTCAGCCCATTGTGACCAATATCGACATTCACGAGTATCACAGAGCCTGCAACGCTGCAGCTCACACCTTACAGCAACGCTTCAATCTCTGGCTGGGCCAGCTCCAGCCTCCCCGGATGCGGGATACCATCCTCCGCCAGGTAAAAGAGTCGGAGCCGGTGCGGGTGATTGTGCAAACCCAGCATGCCCTATTGCGACGTCTGCCCTGGCATAGCTGGGATTTGTTTGAGCACAATTACCGTCATGCTGAAATTGCCCTGAGTACAGAGAATTTTGACCGTCGTCCGCTCCAACCCTTCAAGGGAAAGGTCCGGATTCTGGCAATTCTGGGGAACAGTGATGATATTGATGTGGAGGCCGATCGCAAAATTCTGGAGCACCTGCCCGGTGCTGAGGCGGTGTTTCTGGTCGAACCCACCCGGCAACAGTTTAATGAAGCATTGTGGGATGAACGGGGCTGGCAGATCCTGTTTTTTGCCGGACACAGCGCCAGTGATGGGACTGGGGAAATAGGACATCTCCAGATTAACCGGACGGAGCAACTGACCATTCCTGATCTGCGTCATGCCCTCAGACATGCGATCGATCGGGGATTACAACTGGCAATGTTTAACTCCTGCGATGGGCTGGGCTTAGCCCACAATCTGGCCGATCTGCACCTGCCCCAGATGATCGTGATGCGGGAGCCAGTGCCCGATCGAGTGGCTCAGGAATTTCTCAAGTATTTTCTCACTGCTTTTTCTAGAGGCAGCGCCCTATCGGTGGCGATGCGTCAGGCGAGGGAGCAGTTACAGGGGCTGGAAGGACATTACCCCTGTGCGACCTGGCTGCCCATCCTCTGCCAGAATCCGACGGTGGAAATCCCCCTCACCTGGCCCAGAAGACTGTCTGGCAGAACCCTGGGCTATCTGGCGGCAGGAGCGGCAGGGATTGCCATCCTGGCTGGCCTGACATTTTGCGGCAAGCCCTTTCCGGTGGTGCAGAACAAGCCGCCGACTTTAATAATCCCCCCAACTCCTTTGGCCCAAGATCTGGATCGTCGCTTTAGCCTGGGAGAACGGGTTCTGGTCACGGCCAATCAGACTTCGGAAAAACTGGCAGCGACGGAAGCATTCGGTAAGCAGGATTATGCAACGACGATCGCCAAGCTCAAGCTCTCCCTCCAGGCTGAGCATAATGATCCAGAGGCCCTCATCTACCTCAACAATGCCCAGGCTGCAGAGCGGGGCAAGTACTATCGTGTGGCCGTGACCACGCCGATCGGGGGCAACCGAGGTGTGGCCCTGGAGATCCTGCGGGGGGTGGCCCAGGCCCAGGACGAGGTGAATCGTCGGGGTGGCCTGGATGGTCATCTGTTGCAGGTGCAGATTGTCAACGATGATAATAATCCAGCGTTAGCCGCTCAGGCTATTGCCCCCAGATTGATTGAAGACCCAGCTATCCTGGCGGTGATTGGCCACAATGCCAGTGAGGTCTCGCTTCAGGCTGCGCCGGTCTATCAAAAAGGGGGACTGGTGATGATGTCCCCCACCAGTGGGGCGAAAGAACTCTCTGGCCTGGGAGACTATATTTTCCGCACCGTGCCTTCGGTCAAAATTGATGCCGCTAATCTCTCACGCTATGCCCTGAAAACAGCACGAAAAACCAAGTTTGCGGCCTGTGTCGATTCCCTCTCGCCCTACAGCACCTCGATTCAACAAGAGTTTTTCGAGGCGGTGTTGCAGGATGGGGGCCTGGTCAGTAAAGTACCCTGTGATCTGTCCGATCCAACCTTTAATCCGGAAACGTTCCTGTCCCAGGCGATCGCTGATGGGGCGGATGGTCTCCTGCTGACGCCGTCAGTGGAGCGGGTGAACCAGGGGATTGAACTGGCCAAGCGGGCTAAGGGACGGATGGCCCTGTTTGGCGGTTCGACCATCTACATGTTTCAAACCCTGAATCTCTGTCGGGCGGATTGCAATGGCATGGTGCTGGCAATAGTTTGGCATCCCAGCGATGCCCCGTCCCAGTCCTATGTAACCCAGGCAACAAAATTATGGGGCGGAGCCGGGAACTGGCGCACAGCGATGGCCTATGATGCCACGATGGCGATCGTGAAAGCACTGGAAACCAGCTCCACCCGCATTCAGTTGCAACGGGCCTTGCGAGATCCCAACTTTGTCACTACAGGGGCCAGTGGTCGGATTCAGTTTCTGCCATCGGGCGATCGCAAGCGGGAACCGGGCGTGGGCATTCTGGTCCAGATTCGCCCTGACCCAAAATCCCCGATCGGCTATAACTTTGTCCCAATCCAGCCATAGCCTGTCTACCAGGAAGACTTTTGCATGGCGTTGAACGCCTCATCTACAGAAATCGCTCTTCCTACTACCCTCTCCTCAAACACTCCCCAAACGCCTCATGCTCCGGAGACTGCAACCCTTCCTGCAACATCGCTAGCACCCGTGCCATCTGATTGCTCAACAACGCTTCCACCGCCAGCCACAAGCCCGGAAATGCCCGACTGCGAAGGATGCCATCAACATCAGGAGACAGCAACTGATACTCTCCATCCGTCAGCCAAAACCACTCCAGTTGATTCTCGTAAGACTGCCAGATCACGTACTCCAACACCCCATTGCGGCGATACACCTGTTTCTTGCTGCCCCTATCAATCGCGGCACTACTGGTGGCAATTTCCACAATTAATTCTGGCGATCCTTCAATATAGCCATCAGGACTGATACGGGTCTGTCCACCCGCATTTGCTTCAATAAACAGCACGGCATCGGGTTGCGGCTCATTGTCTAAATCTAGCCTGACCGTTGGCGCATCGCTCAAATCCACACCGGTCGCCATTGCTTGGTAGACTCCCAGCCATGTCATGACTCGACTGTGGGGTTTGCCGTGCTGCTCATGCCGTAAGGGGGATGCCACGTAAACAATTCCTTCGATCAGTTCTGCTTTTTTAATGTGGGGAGATGCGGCGTATCGTCGCTCAAATTCAGGGCGGGTTAAACGATCTCCACTTTGCAGGGGAGGCTGGTTCCGCCCTTGATTGGGTTGCGTCTGAGGTGAATATGAACGAACCATCGTCCCAATTCCAGTGATTGCGGTACTACGATATCCCCTTCACAGT contains:
- a CDS encoding Uma2 family endonuclease; protein product: MVRSYSPQTQPNQGRNQPPLQSGDRLTRPEFERRYAASPHIKKAELIEGIVYVASPLRHEQHGKPHSRVMTWLGVYQAMATGVDLSDAPTVRLDLDNEPQPDAVLFIEANAGGQTRISPDGYIEGSPELIVEIATSSAAIDRGSKKQVYRRNGVLEYVIWQSYENQLEWFWLTDGEYQLLSPDVDGILRSRAFPGLWLAVEALLSNQMARVLAMLQEGLQSPEHEAFGECLRRG